In Hippoglossus hippoglossus isolate fHipHip1 chromosome 24, fHipHip1.pri, whole genome shotgun sequence, a single genomic region encodes these proteins:
- the ankrd6b gene encoding ankyrin repeat domain-containing protein 6b isoform X4 gives MSQQDAAEVLALSERLLIASHKGQADNVVQLINKGAKVAVTKYGRGPLHLAAYKGHIEVVRILLKAGCDLDIQDDGEQTALHRAAVVGNSDVIGALIQEGCALDRQDKDGNTALHEVSWHGFSQSVKLLVKAGANVHAKNKAGNTALHLACQNGHAQSSKVLLLGGSRPDSKNHLGDTCLHVAARYNHISMIRILLGAFCSVSEKNLAGDTPLHVAAALNHKKTVRLLLEAGGDSRICNNAGETALDKAREHNNPEVALLLTRAPQVQSFVRGRSARKRRDKLKAEGRAQSVPRDEMLPCKDSASAADDTQSSDRAACKHTEVTETNTRRGKNRKQKEKPFLSDPLRRRETRPSEAFHRRKGKLRGVSPHAAIPPHNFKAYQLYTLYRGKDGKVMQAPLNGCRCEPLIAKLENQLEATKEEMKTEINTVQDLMNSKMGQLDRKNKHQICALDKMTVERVSAERSECLQRMEQRAVQERLEAEKRQASLISDLKSWCLSKLQNMEVLFTGDPGRTKLRRSSSMTEGLDEAEGPELTELPAGDEGGSHCPELHSSPTLLESDRRDPSAAEGGSANHYFVVHVESSPDGDKARKAEAASPTATKKKLLSSAQVVRPKERSVICADTQRKNKDLLDVDVGEYGAIGGTVHRASSLSPATGRRCRTDPVIRDRERGRDRGKLRKKHSQGRTNSSGAPGTKVLEVFGEQPSEPSFAQERENMHALEVTQYFFEAVSTQMERWYERKVQEARWQATQRAEADRAALVERISYLEDELRMLRTDKHDGC, from the exons TATGGCAGAGGCCCGCTGCACTTGGCTGCCTACAAAGGCCACATCGAGGTTGTGCGTATCCTGCTCAAAGCTGGATGTGACCTGGACATCCAAGACGAC GGGGAGCAGACGGCGTTACATCGGGCTGCCGTGGTGGGAAACAGTGACGTCATCGGCGCTCTCATCCAGGAAGGGTGTGCACTGGACAGACAGGACAAG GATGGAAACACCGCTCTCCATGAAGTGTCCTGGCACGGCTTCAGCCAGTCGGTCAAACTGCTGGTGAAAGCTGGAGCCAACGTTCATGCAAAAAACAAG gcAGGGAACACAGCTCTCCACCTTGCGTGTCAGAATGGTCACGCTCAGAGTTCCAAGGTTCTGCTCCTGGGAGGCTCCAGGCCAGACAGCAAGAACCAC TTGGGGGATACGTGTCTGCATGTGGCAGCCCGCTACAACCACATATCAATGATCCGCATCCTCCTGGGAGCATTTTGCTCTGTTTCAGAGAAGAACCTG GCTGGGGACACTCCGCTACATGTGGCAGCTGCTTTGAATCATAAGAAAACAGTAcgtctgctgctggaggcgggGGGAGACAGCCGCATCTGCAACAAT gcTGGGGAAACAGCTTTGGATAAGGCCAGAGAACATAACAACCCAGAAGTGGCTCTTCTCCTGACCAGAGCTCCACAG GTGCAGAGCTTTGTGCGTGGCAGGAGTGCaaggaagaggagagacaagCTGAAGGCAGAGGGCAGAGCTCAGTCGGTGCCCAGGGATGAGATGCTGCCCTGTAAG GACAGTGCTTCAGCTGCAGATGACACCCAGAGCAGTGACCGAGCtgcctgcaaacacactgaggtGACTGAAACTAACACCAGGAGGGGCAAGAACAGGAAGCAGAAGGAAAAG CCGTTTCTGTCTGACCCACTTCGCCGCAGAGAGACCAGGCCCAGTGAAGCCTTTCATAGGAGGAAGGGTAAACTGCGAGGAGTCTCCCCTCATGCAGCCATCCCACCACACAACTTTAAAGCCTATCAGCTTTACACCCTGTACCGCGGCAAGGATGGCAAGGTCATGCAG GCTCCTCTGAATGGCTGCCGCTGTGAACCTCTCATCGCTAAACTGGAGAACCAGCTGGAGGCCACtaaggaggagatgaagactGAGATCAACACAGTCCAAGACCTGATGAACAGCAAGATGGGCCAGCTGGACCGCAAGAACAAGCACCAG ATCTGTGCTCTTGATAAGATGACAGTGGAGCGAGTGTCGGCAGAGAGGAGCGAGTGTCTCCAGAGGATGGAGCAGCGGGCCGTGCAGGAGCGACTGGAGGCAGAGAAGAGACAG GCGTCTCTGATCAGTGACTTGAAGAGCTGGTGTCTGTCAAAACTGCAGAACATGGAGGTTCTCTTCACAGGAGACCCCGGCAGGACCAAGCTGCGGCGCTCCTCCTCCATGACCGAGGGCCTGGACGAAGCAGAGGGACCTGAGCTCACTGAGCTGCCTGCTGGAGATGAAGGCGGCTCCCATTGTCCAGAGCTGCACAGCAGCCCCACACTCCTGGAGTCTGACCGCAGGGATCCCAGTGCTGCAGAGGGGGGATCAGCCAACCACTACTTTGTGGTTCATGTGGAGAGCTCTCCAG ATGGGGATAAGGCACGTAAGGCTGAAGCCGCCTCTCCTACAGCAACCAAAAAGAAGCTGCTGTCATCTGCGCAGGTGGTCCGGCCGAAGGAGCGCTCCGTGATCTGCGCTGACACCCAGAGGAAGAACAAGGACCTGCTGGACGTGGATGTAGGGGAGTACGGTGCCATCGGGGGCACAGTCCACAGAGCGAGCAGTCTGTCCCCCGCCACAGGGCGCCGCTGCAGGACTGACCCTGTGATCAGAGACAGGGAGCGAGGCCGAGACAGAGGGAAGCTGCGTAAAAAGCATTCCCAGGGAAGGACTAATTCCAGCGGGGCCCCGGGGACCAAGGTCCTGGAGGTCTTCGGGGAGCAGCCCAGCGAGCCCTCCTTTGCTCAGGAGAGGGAAAACATGCACGCCCTGGAGGTGACGCAGTACTTCTTCGAGGCGGTGTCGACGCAGATGGAGCGCTGGTACGAGAGGAAGGTGCAGGAGGCTCGCTGGCAGGCCACTCAGAGGGCTGAGGCCGACAGAGCCGCCCTGGTCGAGAGGATCTCTTACCTGGAGGACGAGCTGCGCATGCTGAGGACTGACAAACACGATGGGTGCTGA
- the ankrd6b gene encoding ankyrin repeat domain-containing protein 6b isoform X2: MTSSGLEWDPLDFPLVGLPSGCKSSFPKERDNPDLLRCQIHSLWSVSSTTGTSSRTGGSGKCTLRQEEEQEGRRQRRRAGKEPGGSGRVKEGEQTALHRAAVVGNSDVIGALIQEGCALDRQDKDGNTALHEVSWHGFSQSVKLLVKAGANVHAKNKAGNTALHLACQNGHAQSSKVLLLGGSRPDSKNHLGDTCLHVAARYNHISMIRILLGAFCSVSEKNLAGDTPLHVAAALNHKKTVRLLLEAGGDSRICNNAGETALDKAREHNNPEVALLLTRAPQVQSFVRGRSARKRRDKLKAEGRAQSVPRDEMLPCKDSASAADDTQSSDRAACKHTEVTETNTRRGKNRKQKEKPFLSDPLRRRETRPSEAFHRRKGKLRGVSPHAAIPPHNFKAYQLYTLYRGKDGKVMQAPLNGCRCEPLIAKLENQLEATKEEMKTEINTVQDLMNSKMGQLDRKNKHQICALDKMTVERVSAERSECLQRMEQRAVQERLEAEKRQASLISDLKSWCLSKLQNMEVLFTGDPGRTKLRRSSSMTEGLDEAEGPELTELPAGDEGGSHCPELHSSPTLLESDRRDPSAAEGGSANHYFVVHVESSPDGDKARKAEAASPTATKKKLLSSAQVVRPKERSVICADTQRKNKDLLDVDVGEYGAIGGTVHRASSLSPATGRRCRTDPVIRDRERGRDRGKLRKKHSQGRTNSSGAPGTKVLEVFGEQPSEPSFAQERENMHALEVTQYFFEAVSTQMERWYERKVQEARWQATQRAEADRAALVERISYLEDELRMLRTDKHDGC; the protein is encoded by the exons ATGACCTCTAGTGGCCTTGAGTGGGACCCTTTGGACTTCCCACTTGTGGGATTGCCCTCAGGATGCAAGTCCTCCTTCCCTAAAGAAAGAGATAATCCAGATCTATTGCGCTGCCAAATTCACTCTCTGTGGTCAGTGAGCTCCACAACAGGCACATCCTCCAGGACTGGAGGGAGCGGGAAGTGCACActgaggcaggaggaggagcaggaggggagaagacagaggaggagggctggGAAAGAGCCTGGAGGATCAGGGAGAGTGAAGGAG GGGGAGCAGACGGCGTTACATCGGGCTGCCGTGGTGGGAAACAGTGACGTCATCGGCGCTCTCATCCAGGAAGGGTGTGCACTGGACAGACAGGACAAG GATGGAAACACCGCTCTCCATGAAGTGTCCTGGCACGGCTTCAGCCAGTCGGTCAAACTGCTGGTGAAAGCTGGAGCCAACGTTCATGCAAAAAACAAG gcAGGGAACACAGCTCTCCACCTTGCGTGTCAGAATGGTCACGCTCAGAGTTCCAAGGTTCTGCTCCTGGGAGGCTCCAGGCCAGACAGCAAGAACCAC TTGGGGGATACGTGTCTGCATGTGGCAGCCCGCTACAACCACATATCAATGATCCGCATCCTCCTGGGAGCATTTTGCTCTGTTTCAGAGAAGAACCTG GCTGGGGACACTCCGCTACATGTGGCAGCTGCTTTGAATCATAAGAAAACAGTAcgtctgctgctggaggcgggGGGAGACAGCCGCATCTGCAACAAT gcTGGGGAAACAGCTTTGGATAAGGCCAGAGAACATAACAACCCAGAAGTGGCTCTTCTCCTGACCAGAGCTCCACAG GTGCAGAGCTTTGTGCGTGGCAGGAGTGCaaggaagaggagagacaagCTGAAGGCAGAGGGCAGAGCTCAGTCGGTGCCCAGGGATGAGATGCTGCCCTGTAAG GACAGTGCTTCAGCTGCAGATGACACCCAGAGCAGTGACCGAGCtgcctgcaaacacactgaggtGACTGAAACTAACACCAGGAGGGGCAAGAACAGGAAGCAGAAGGAAAAG CCGTTTCTGTCTGACCCACTTCGCCGCAGAGAGACCAGGCCCAGTGAAGCCTTTCATAGGAGGAAGGGTAAACTGCGAGGAGTCTCCCCTCATGCAGCCATCCCACCACACAACTTTAAAGCCTATCAGCTTTACACCCTGTACCGCGGCAAGGATGGCAAGGTCATGCAG GCTCCTCTGAATGGCTGCCGCTGTGAACCTCTCATCGCTAAACTGGAGAACCAGCTGGAGGCCACtaaggaggagatgaagactGAGATCAACACAGTCCAAGACCTGATGAACAGCAAGATGGGCCAGCTGGACCGCAAGAACAAGCACCAG ATCTGTGCTCTTGATAAGATGACAGTGGAGCGAGTGTCGGCAGAGAGGAGCGAGTGTCTCCAGAGGATGGAGCAGCGGGCCGTGCAGGAGCGACTGGAGGCAGAGAAGAGACAG GCGTCTCTGATCAGTGACTTGAAGAGCTGGTGTCTGTCAAAACTGCAGAACATGGAGGTTCTCTTCACAGGAGACCCCGGCAGGACCAAGCTGCGGCGCTCCTCCTCCATGACCGAGGGCCTGGACGAAGCAGAGGGACCTGAGCTCACTGAGCTGCCTGCTGGAGATGAAGGCGGCTCCCATTGTCCAGAGCTGCACAGCAGCCCCACACTCCTGGAGTCTGACCGCAGGGATCCCAGTGCTGCAGAGGGGGGATCAGCCAACCACTACTTTGTGGTTCATGTGGAGAGCTCTCCAG ATGGGGATAAGGCACGTAAGGCTGAAGCCGCCTCTCCTACAGCAACCAAAAAGAAGCTGCTGTCATCTGCGCAGGTGGTCCGGCCGAAGGAGCGCTCCGTGATCTGCGCTGACACCCAGAGGAAGAACAAGGACCTGCTGGACGTGGATGTAGGGGAGTACGGTGCCATCGGGGGCACAGTCCACAGAGCGAGCAGTCTGTCCCCCGCCACAGGGCGCCGCTGCAGGACTGACCCTGTGATCAGAGACAGGGAGCGAGGCCGAGACAGAGGGAAGCTGCGTAAAAAGCATTCCCAGGGAAGGACTAATTCCAGCGGGGCCCCGGGGACCAAGGTCCTGGAGGTCTTCGGGGAGCAGCCCAGCGAGCCCTCCTTTGCTCAGGAGAGGGAAAACATGCACGCCCTGGAGGTGACGCAGTACTTCTTCGAGGCGGTGTCGACGCAGATGGAGCGCTGGTACGAGAGGAAGGTGCAGGAGGCTCGCTGGCAGGCCACTCAGAGGGCTGAGGCCGACAGAGCCGCCCTGGTCGAGAGGATCTCTTACCTGGAGGACGAGCTGCGCATGCTGAGGACTGACAAACACGATGGGTGCTGA
- the lyrm2 gene encoding LYR motif-containing protein 2, with protein MAGSRLPLAALSLKQFLQRQKVLGIYRNMLRTIKQVPDEADRKYLRDWARDEFKRNRNATEQDAIRMMITQATNHLEELQTSLALARS; from the exons ATGGCGGGTTCCAGGTTACCTcttgctgctctctctctgaaacAG TTCCTCCAGAGGCAGAAGGTGTTGGGGATCTACAGAAACATGCTGAGGACCATCAAGCAGGTTCCAGATGAGGCGGACAGGAAGTACCTGAGAGACTGGGCAAGAGATGAGTTCAAGAGGAACAGGAACGCCACGGAACAG GACGCCATCCGGATGATGATCACGCAGGCGACCAACcacctggaggagctgcagacgtCTCTGGCGTTGGCCAGAAGTTAG
- the ankrd6b gene encoding ankyrin repeat domain-containing protein 6b isoform X3 produces MSQQDAAEVLALSERLLIASHKGQADNVVQLINKGAKVAVTKYGRGPLHLAAYKGHIEVVRILLKAGCDLDIQDDGEQTALHRAAVVGNSDVIGALIQEGCALDRQDKDGNTALHEVSWHGFSQSVKLLVKAGANVHAKNKAGNTALHLACQNGHAQSSKVLLLGGSRPDSKNHLGDTCLHVAARYNHISMIRILLGAFCSVSEKNLAGDTPLHVAAALNHKKTVRLLLEAGGDSRICNNAGETALDKAREHNNPEVALLLTRAPQVQSFVRGRSARKRRDKLKAEGRAQSVPRDEMLPCKDSASAADDTQSSDRAACKHTEVTETNTRRGKNRKQKEKPFLSDPLRRRETRPSEAFHRRKGKLRGVSPHAAIPPHNFKAYQLYTLYRGKDGKVMQAPLNGCRCEPLIAKLENQLEATKEEMKTEINTVQDLMNSKMGQLDRKNKHQICALDKMTVERVSAERSECLQRMEQRAVQERLEAEKRQQASLISDLKSWCLSKLQNMEVLFTGDPGRTKLRRSSSMTEGLDEAEGPELTELPAGDEGGSHCPELHSSPTLLESDRRDPSAAEGGSANHYFVVHVESSPDGDKARKAEAASPTATKKKLLSSAQVVRPKERSVICADTQRKNKDLLDVDVGEYGAIGGTVHRASSLSPATGRRCRTDPVIRDRERGRDRGKLRKKHSQGRTNSSGAPGTKVLEVFGEQPSEPSFAQERENMHALEVTQYFFEAVSTQMERWYERKVQEARWQATQRAEADRAALVERISYLEDELRMLRTDKHDGC; encoded by the exons TATGGCAGAGGCCCGCTGCACTTGGCTGCCTACAAAGGCCACATCGAGGTTGTGCGTATCCTGCTCAAAGCTGGATGTGACCTGGACATCCAAGACGAC GGGGAGCAGACGGCGTTACATCGGGCTGCCGTGGTGGGAAACAGTGACGTCATCGGCGCTCTCATCCAGGAAGGGTGTGCACTGGACAGACAGGACAAG GATGGAAACACCGCTCTCCATGAAGTGTCCTGGCACGGCTTCAGCCAGTCGGTCAAACTGCTGGTGAAAGCTGGAGCCAACGTTCATGCAAAAAACAAG gcAGGGAACACAGCTCTCCACCTTGCGTGTCAGAATGGTCACGCTCAGAGTTCCAAGGTTCTGCTCCTGGGAGGCTCCAGGCCAGACAGCAAGAACCAC TTGGGGGATACGTGTCTGCATGTGGCAGCCCGCTACAACCACATATCAATGATCCGCATCCTCCTGGGAGCATTTTGCTCTGTTTCAGAGAAGAACCTG GCTGGGGACACTCCGCTACATGTGGCAGCTGCTTTGAATCATAAGAAAACAGTAcgtctgctgctggaggcgggGGGAGACAGCCGCATCTGCAACAAT gcTGGGGAAACAGCTTTGGATAAGGCCAGAGAACATAACAACCCAGAAGTGGCTCTTCTCCTGACCAGAGCTCCACAG GTGCAGAGCTTTGTGCGTGGCAGGAGTGCaaggaagaggagagacaagCTGAAGGCAGAGGGCAGAGCTCAGTCGGTGCCCAGGGATGAGATGCTGCCCTGTAAG GACAGTGCTTCAGCTGCAGATGACACCCAGAGCAGTGACCGAGCtgcctgcaaacacactgaggtGACTGAAACTAACACCAGGAGGGGCAAGAACAGGAAGCAGAAGGAAAAG CCGTTTCTGTCTGACCCACTTCGCCGCAGAGAGACCAGGCCCAGTGAAGCCTTTCATAGGAGGAAGGGTAAACTGCGAGGAGTCTCCCCTCATGCAGCCATCCCACCACACAACTTTAAAGCCTATCAGCTTTACACCCTGTACCGCGGCAAGGATGGCAAGGTCATGCAG GCTCCTCTGAATGGCTGCCGCTGTGAACCTCTCATCGCTAAACTGGAGAACCAGCTGGAGGCCACtaaggaggagatgaagactGAGATCAACACAGTCCAAGACCTGATGAACAGCAAGATGGGCCAGCTGGACCGCAAGAACAAGCACCAG ATCTGTGCTCTTGATAAGATGACAGTGGAGCGAGTGTCGGCAGAGAGGAGCGAGTGTCTCCAGAGGATGGAGCAGCGGGCCGTGCAGGAGCGACTGGAGGCAGAGAAGAGACAG CAGGCGTCTCTGATCAGTGACTTGAAGAGCTGGTGTCTGTCAAAACTGCAGAACATGGAGGTTCTCTTCACAGGAGACCCCGGCAGGACCAAGCTGCGGCGCTCCTCCTCCATGACCGAGGGCCTGGACGAAGCAGAGGGACCTGAGCTCACTGAGCTGCCTGCTGGAGATGAAGGCGGCTCCCATTGTCCAGAGCTGCACAGCAGCCCCACACTCCTGGAGTCTGACCGCAGGGATCCCAGTGCTGCAGAGGGGGGATCAGCCAACCACTACTTTGTGGTTCATGTGGAGAGCTCTCCAG ATGGGGATAAGGCACGTAAGGCTGAAGCCGCCTCTCCTACAGCAACCAAAAAGAAGCTGCTGTCATCTGCGCAGGTGGTCCGGCCGAAGGAGCGCTCCGTGATCTGCGCTGACACCCAGAGGAAGAACAAGGACCTGCTGGACGTGGATGTAGGGGAGTACGGTGCCATCGGGGGCACAGTCCACAGAGCGAGCAGTCTGTCCCCCGCCACAGGGCGCCGCTGCAGGACTGACCCTGTGATCAGAGACAGGGAGCGAGGCCGAGACAGAGGGAAGCTGCGTAAAAAGCATTCCCAGGGAAGGACTAATTCCAGCGGGGCCCCGGGGACCAAGGTCCTGGAGGTCTTCGGGGAGCAGCCCAGCGAGCCCTCCTTTGCTCAGGAGAGGGAAAACATGCACGCCCTGGAGGTGACGCAGTACTTCTTCGAGGCGGTGTCGACGCAGATGGAGCGCTGGTACGAGAGGAAGGTGCAGGAGGCTCGCTGGCAGGCCACTCAGAGGGCTGAGGCCGACAGAGCCGCCCTGGTCGAGAGGATCTCTTACCTGGAGGACGAGCTGCGCATGCTGAGGACTGACAAACACGATGGGTGCTGA
- the ankrd6b gene encoding ankyrin repeat domain-containing protein 6b isoform X1 — protein MTSSGLEWDPLDFPLVGLPSGCKSSFPKERDNPDLLRCQIHSLWSVSSTTGTSSRTGGSGKCTLRQEEEQEGRRQRRRAGKEPGGSGRVKEGEQTALHRAAVVGNSDVIGALIQEGCALDRQDKDGNTALHEVSWHGFSQSVKLLVKAGANVHAKNKAGNTALHLACQNGHAQSSKVLLLGGSRPDSKNHLGDTCLHVAARYNHISMIRILLGAFCSVSEKNLAGDTPLHVAAALNHKKTVRLLLEAGGDSRICNNAGETALDKAREHNNPEVALLLTRAPQVQSFVRGRSARKRRDKLKAEGRAQSVPRDEMLPCKDSASAADDTQSSDRAACKHTEVTETNTRRGKNRKQKEKPFLSDPLRRRETRPSEAFHRRKGKLRGVSPHAAIPPHNFKAYQLYTLYRGKDGKVMQAPLNGCRCEPLIAKLENQLEATKEEMKTEINTVQDLMNSKMGQLDRKNKHQICALDKMTVERVSAERSECLQRMEQRAVQERLEAEKRQQASLISDLKSWCLSKLQNMEVLFTGDPGRTKLRRSSSMTEGLDEAEGPELTELPAGDEGGSHCPELHSSPTLLESDRRDPSAAEGGSANHYFVVHVESSPDGDKARKAEAASPTATKKKLLSSAQVVRPKERSVICADTQRKNKDLLDVDVGEYGAIGGTVHRASSLSPATGRRCRTDPVIRDRERGRDRGKLRKKHSQGRTNSSGAPGTKVLEVFGEQPSEPSFAQERENMHALEVTQYFFEAVSTQMERWYERKVQEARWQATQRAEADRAALVERISYLEDELRMLRTDKHDGC, from the exons ATGACCTCTAGTGGCCTTGAGTGGGACCCTTTGGACTTCCCACTTGTGGGATTGCCCTCAGGATGCAAGTCCTCCTTCCCTAAAGAAAGAGATAATCCAGATCTATTGCGCTGCCAAATTCACTCTCTGTGGTCAGTGAGCTCCACAACAGGCACATCCTCCAGGACTGGAGGGAGCGGGAAGTGCACActgaggcaggaggaggagcaggaggggagaagacagaggaggagggctggGAAAGAGCCTGGAGGATCAGGGAGAGTGAAGGAG GGGGAGCAGACGGCGTTACATCGGGCTGCCGTGGTGGGAAACAGTGACGTCATCGGCGCTCTCATCCAGGAAGGGTGTGCACTGGACAGACAGGACAAG GATGGAAACACCGCTCTCCATGAAGTGTCCTGGCACGGCTTCAGCCAGTCGGTCAAACTGCTGGTGAAAGCTGGAGCCAACGTTCATGCAAAAAACAAG gcAGGGAACACAGCTCTCCACCTTGCGTGTCAGAATGGTCACGCTCAGAGTTCCAAGGTTCTGCTCCTGGGAGGCTCCAGGCCAGACAGCAAGAACCAC TTGGGGGATACGTGTCTGCATGTGGCAGCCCGCTACAACCACATATCAATGATCCGCATCCTCCTGGGAGCATTTTGCTCTGTTTCAGAGAAGAACCTG GCTGGGGACACTCCGCTACATGTGGCAGCTGCTTTGAATCATAAGAAAACAGTAcgtctgctgctggaggcgggGGGAGACAGCCGCATCTGCAACAAT gcTGGGGAAACAGCTTTGGATAAGGCCAGAGAACATAACAACCCAGAAGTGGCTCTTCTCCTGACCAGAGCTCCACAG GTGCAGAGCTTTGTGCGTGGCAGGAGTGCaaggaagaggagagacaagCTGAAGGCAGAGGGCAGAGCTCAGTCGGTGCCCAGGGATGAGATGCTGCCCTGTAAG GACAGTGCTTCAGCTGCAGATGACACCCAGAGCAGTGACCGAGCtgcctgcaaacacactgaggtGACTGAAACTAACACCAGGAGGGGCAAGAACAGGAAGCAGAAGGAAAAG CCGTTTCTGTCTGACCCACTTCGCCGCAGAGAGACCAGGCCCAGTGAAGCCTTTCATAGGAGGAAGGGTAAACTGCGAGGAGTCTCCCCTCATGCAGCCATCCCACCACACAACTTTAAAGCCTATCAGCTTTACACCCTGTACCGCGGCAAGGATGGCAAGGTCATGCAG GCTCCTCTGAATGGCTGCCGCTGTGAACCTCTCATCGCTAAACTGGAGAACCAGCTGGAGGCCACtaaggaggagatgaagactGAGATCAACACAGTCCAAGACCTGATGAACAGCAAGATGGGCCAGCTGGACCGCAAGAACAAGCACCAG ATCTGTGCTCTTGATAAGATGACAGTGGAGCGAGTGTCGGCAGAGAGGAGCGAGTGTCTCCAGAGGATGGAGCAGCGGGCCGTGCAGGAGCGACTGGAGGCAGAGAAGAGACAG CAGGCGTCTCTGATCAGTGACTTGAAGAGCTGGTGTCTGTCAAAACTGCAGAACATGGAGGTTCTCTTCACAGGAGACCCCGGCAGGACCAAGCTGCGGCGCTCCTCCTCCATGACCGAGGGCCTGGACGAAGCAGAGGGACCTGAGCTCACTGAGCTGCCTGCTGGAGATGAAGGCGGCTCCCATTGTCCAGAGCTGCACAGCAGCCCCACACTCCTGGAGTCTGACCGCAGGGATCCCAGTGCTGCAGAGGGGGGATCAGCCAACCACTACTTTGTGGTTCATGTGGAGAGCTCTCCAG ATGGGGATAAGGCACGTAAGGCTGAAGCCGCCTCTCCTACAGCAACCAAAAAGAAGCTGCTGTCATCTGCGCAGGTGGTCCGGCCGAAGGAGCGCTCCGTGATCTGCGCTGACACCCAGAGGAAGAACAAGGACCTGCTGGACGTGGATGTAGGGGAGTACGGTGCCATCGGGGGCACAGTCCACAGAGCGAGCAGTCTGTCCCCCGCCACAGGGCGCCGCTGCAGGACTGACCCTGTGATCAGAGACAGGGAGCGAGGCCGAGACAGAGGGAAGCTGCGTAAAAAGCATTCCCAGGGAAGGACTAATTCCAGCGGGGCCCCGGGGACCAAGGTCCTGGAGGTCTTCGGGGAGCAGCCCAGCGAGCCCTCCTTTGCTCAGGAGAGGGAAAACATGCACGCCCTGGAGGTGACGCAGTACTTCTTCGAGGCGGTGTCGACGCAGATGGAGCGCTGGTACGAGAGGAAGGTGCAGGAGGCTCGCTGGCAGGCCACTCAGAGGGCTGAGGCCGACAGAGCCGCCCTGGTCGAGAGGATCTCTTACCTGGAGGACGAGCTGCGCATGCTGAGGACTGACAAACACGATGGGTGCTGA